The following proteins come from a genomic window of Plasmodium vivax chromosome 3, whole genome shotgun sequence:
- a CDS encoding hypothetical protein (encoded by transcript PVX_000655A): MNYSFLGRANRKATFTIVANYINLSQYELARAALHHLVVRNLLTRGEFIRGRERRKKWRSKRKGSSRRSRRSRRRKWGDTPTDSSSEKLYYLKKTLKFMRRYLSYGCCPLQTFSSEQSSAHFLLKVARDYNRFVGLILGNLFTCGVTKAQLAAQPWRSVQRLPPQLRPLLRKKYVPEQLHSKIAFDALLATIVVNREYYLCAFEDPSFFAFSLDTVQCLRRVYYLYVKAGELLLGRGTPWRKRDPPRNPPQRSSTRWKAKLQRRQRRLLNVFNRIVPFSAPAGGPPPGRNPPPRGDSPNRRAKQSYRPQMNETDELREIDELVLHICRVVYGEKADGAKANAPAASPTCESNEPEEKNKAEGTPPMHIIYIPPLHIINKAPIYNYINTFEEETSYFCQHDVVAALFRELFCLLFFLPALGVQLLRTLCLNESFFDFLLSLLVLSDGGYPSVGKYLQGGADGTPALGVAREGGVSGQMGESPLKENAPTEAEADGETLPDPVSQMIKNCCAIFTHLYYGVVDLYIDALVEKLKRKDWGNRHIFLYLLKFNHFFVNNLFFFSVCCASGEGSGGEGSGGEGSGGDARQREAPNHSSHLPSVMINGGDAHRRGTPPKNTHLAQKALHKVYQWLVLLVFHHNGEEGAAHHFGLCPEYSQPGGDKKKNKSNSNDSTKKRKNEKGEDVTTYKVLLRGVPLHLTVNYSHIRAIFFFYASKMRERRREEEGTTPKDYHKKSIIYNVLMSTNTFRCSDEGLVVNVLLHLFNYADDLYYRWVHTCVLYSPVRSGGKEDLLFCLNGSRIRGVHFLG, translated from the coding sequence ATGAACTACTCATTCCTGGGCCGAGCCAACCGGAAGGCAACCTTCACCATCGTCGCCAACTACATAAACCTGTCGCAGTATGAGCTCGCCCGGGCAGCGCTGCACCATTTGGTCGTTAGAAATTTGCTAACGCGGGGGGAGTTCATCagggggagggaaagaagaaagaagtggaggagcaaaaggaaaggaagtagcagaagaagcagaagaagcagaagaagaaagtgGGGCGACACACCGACGGACTCCTCATCAGAGAAGCTGTATTACTTAAAGAAAACCCTCAAGTTCATGCGGAGGTATTTATCCTATGGCTGCTGTCCTCTCCAAACTTTCTCAAGCGAGCAGTCAAGTGCTCACTTCCTCCTAAAGGTGGCACGTGACTACAACCGGTTTGTTGGCCTGATACTTGGGAATCTCTTCACCTGTGGGGTGACGAAAGCACAGCTTGCAGCTCAGCCATGGAGAAGCGTCCAGAGGCTGCCTCCCCAGCTGCGGCCCCTCTTGAGGAAGAAGTACGTGCCTGAGCAGCTGCATAGCAAAATTGCCTTCGACGCTCTTCTCGCAACGATAGTGGTGAATAGGGAGTACTACCTCTGCGCGTTCGAAgacccctccttttttgccttttccctaGACACGGTGCAGTGCCTTCGGAGGGTCTACTACCTGTACGTGAAGGCGGGGGAGCTGCTCCTGGGGAGGGGGACGCCATGGCGGAAGCGGGACCCACCACGGAATCCCCCCCAACGATCGTCAACGCGGTGGAAGGCCAAACTGCAGCGCCGCCAGAGGCGCCTCCTCAACGTATTTAACCGCATTGTGCCGTTCAGCGCGCCAGCcgggggacccccccccggAAGGAACCCTCCCCCAAGGGGTGACTCCCCCAACAGAAGAGCAAAACAGTCGTATCGCCCCCAAATGAACGAAACAGATGAGCTGCGCGAGATAGACGAGCTCGTCCTTCACATCTGCAGAGTGGTGTACGGTGAGAAGGCCGACGGGGCCAAAGCGAATGCCCCTGCAGCCTCCCCCACCTGCGAAAGCAACGAACcggaggagaaaaacaaagcggAAGGAACACCACCCATGCACATCATTTATATCCCCCCGCTTCACATCATTAATAAGGCGCCCATATACAATTACATAAACACGTTTGAAGAGGAGACAAGTTATTTTTGCCAGCACGACGTTGTGGCTGCACTTTTTCGGGAGCTGTTCTGCCTGCTGTTTTTCCTCCCTGCCTTGGGTGTGCAGCTACTTAGGACGCTCTGCCTGAACGAGTCCTTTTTTGATTTCCTGCTGAGTCTGCTTGTTCTTTCCGATGGGGGTTACCCCTCGGTTGGTAAGTATCTGCAAGGTGGGGCAGATGGTACTCCAGCATTGGGGGTAGCTCGCGAAGGGGGCGTTTCCGGGCAGATGGGGGAAAGCCCCCTCAAGGAGAACGCGCCAACCGAAGCGGAGGCGGACGGGGAGACGCTGCCCGACCCGGTGAGCCAAATGATAAAAAACTGCTGCGCCATATTTACGCACCTGTACTACGGTGTGGTGGACCTCTACATCGACGCCCTGGTGGAGAAGCTAAAGAGAAAGGACTGGGGGAACcgccacatttttttgtacctcCTCAAGTTTAACcacttttttgtgaacaatttgtttttcttttccgtgTGCTGTGCAAGTGGGGAGGGAAGCGGTGGGGAAGGAAGCGGTGGGGAAGGAAGCGGTGGGGATGCACGCCAGAGAGAGGCCCCAAACCACTCATCTCATCTCCCCAGTGTAATGATCAACGGGGGGGATGCACACCggaggggaacccccccgaAGAATACCCACCTCGCGCAAAAGGCGCTCCACAAAGTGTACCAATGGCTGGTCCTCCTCGTCTTCCACCACAACGGTGAGGAAGGCGCAGCTCACCATTTTGGCCTCTGCCCAGAGTACTCCCAACCCGGAGGggataagaagaaaaataagagCAACAGTAATGATAGtacgaagaagaggaagaacgaaaagggggaagatgTCACCACCTACAAGGTCCTCCTCAGGGGAGTCCCCCTCCACCTGACGGTTAACTACTCACACATACGAGccatctttttcttttacgcAAGCAAAATGAGAGAGAGGaggagggaggaagaagggacCACCCCAAAGGATTACCACAAGAAGAGCATCATATATAATGTACTCATGTCTACTAACACCTTTCGCTGCTCCGATGAAGGCCTCGTGGTCAATGTGCTACTCCACCTGTTTAACTATGCAGACGATTTGTACTACCGCTGGGTGCACACGTGCGTGCTGTACTCTCCCGTGCGcagtggggggaaggaggatCTGCTGTTTTGCCTCAACGGATCGCGGATAAGGGGCGTCCACTTCCTCGGGTAA